In Alosa sapidissima isolate fAloSap1 chromosome 11, fAloSap1.pri, whole genome shotgun sequence, a single window of DNA contains:
- the LOC121724311 gene encoding calcitonin gene-related peptide-like isoform X3, translating to MFMLKISAFLVAYALVICQMYSSQAAPARPGLESLTERVTLTDYEARRLLNAIVNEFVQMTAEELEQQVNEGNSVTAQKRACNTATCVTHRLADFLSRSGGITSSSFVPTNVGAHAFGRRRRHIQM from the exons ATGTTTATGTTGAAGATCTCTGCCTTTCTTGTTGCTTATGCCCTGGTTATTTGCCAGATGTACAGCTCCCAAGCAGCTCCTGCCAG ACCTGGTTTAGAGTCTCTGACAGAACGGGTCACGCTGACAGACTATGAAGCGCGGCGGTTACTAAACGCCATTGTCAATGAGTTTGTGCAGATGACAGCAGAGGAGCTGGAACAGCAAGTGAATGAAGGAAATAG CGTTACAGCACAGAAGCGAGCGTGCAACACTGCCACCTGCGTGACTCACCGCCTGGCGGACTTCCTGAGCAGGTCGGGGGGCATCACCAGCAGCAGTTTTGTCCCCACCAACGTGGGTGCCCATGCGTTCGGCCGACGGAGGAGACACATCCAGATGTGA
- the LOC121724311 gene encoding calcitonin gene-related peptide-like isoform X2, whose amino-acid sequence MFMLKISAFLVAYALVICQMYSSQAAPARPGLESLTERVTLTDYEARRLLNAIVNEFVQMTAEELEQQVNEGNSSVTAQKRACNTATCVTHRLADFLSRSGGITSSSFVPTNVGAHAFGRRRRHIQM is encoded by the exons ATGTTTATGTTGAAGATCTCTGCCTTTCTTGTTGCTTATGCCCTGGTTATTTGCCAGATGTACAGCTCCCAAGCAGCTCCTGCCAG ACCTGGTTTAGAGTCTCTGACAGAACGGGTCACGCTGACAGACTATGAAGCGCGGCGGTTACTAAACGCCATTGTCAATGAGTTTGTGCAGATGACAGCAGAGGAGCTGGAACAGCAAGTGAATGAAGGAAATAG CAGCGTTACAGCACAGAAGCGAGCGTGCAACACTGCCACCTGCGTGACTCACCGCCTGGCGGACTTCCTGAGCAGGTCGGGGGGCATCACCAGCAGCAGTTTTGTCCCCACCAACGTGGGTGCCCATGCGTTCGGCCGACGGAGGAGACACATCCAGATGTGA
- the LOC121724311 gene encoding calcitonin-1-like isoform X1 produces MFMLKISAFLVAYALVICQMYSSQAAPARPGLESLTERVTLTDYEARRLLNAIVNEFVQMTAEELEQQVNEGNSWDRPLSKRCSNLSTCALGKLSQELHKIQSYPRTDVGAGTPGKKRSLPDSNHYASNLELDAI; encoded by the exons ATGTTTATGTTGAAGATCTCTGCCTTTCTTGTTGCTTATGCCCTGGTTATTTGCCAGATGTACAGCTCCCAAGCAGCTCCTGCCAG ACCTGGTTTAGAGTCTCTGACAGAACGGGTCACGCTGACAGACTATGAAGCGCGGCGGTTACTAAACGCCATTGTCAATGAGTTTGTGCAGATGACAGCAGAGGAGCTGGAACAGCAAGTGAATGAAGGAAATAG CTGGGACAGACCCCTGTCCAAGCGCTGCTCCAATCTCAGCACCTGCGCACTGGGCAAACTGTCCCAGGAGCTGCACAAAATACAATCGTACCCTCGCACGGACGTGGGCGCCGGCACCCCCGGCAAGAAACGCAGCCTACCCGACAGCAACCATTACGCCAGCAACCTGGAGCTGGATGCCATCTAa
- the psma1 gene encoding proteasome subunit alpha type-1, which translates to MFRNQYDNDVTVWSPQGRIHQIEYAMEAVKQGSATVGLKSRTHAVLVALKRAQSELAAHQKKILHVDNHVGISIAGLTADARLLCNFMRQECLDSRFVFDRPLPVSRLVSLIGSKTQIPTQRYGRRPYGVGLLIAGFDDMGPHIFQTCPSANYFDCKAMSIGARSQSARTYLERHMDTFLDCNLNDLVQHGLRALRETLPAEQDLTTKNVSIGIVGKDMEFVIYDDDDVAPFLEGLEERPQRKVAQPTDEPMVY; encoded by the exons ATG TTCCGCAACCAGTATGATAACGACGTCACTGTATGGAGTCCTCAG GGACGCATTCATCAGATTGAATATGCCATGGAAGCAGTAAAGCAAGGATCTGCAACAGTAGGACTCAAATCACGCACCCATGCAGTTCTTGTTGCTTTGAAG AGAGCTCAGTCAGAGCTTGCTGCCCATCAGAAGAAGATTCTCCATGTTGATAACCATGTGGGTATCTCCATCGCTGGACTGACGGCAGATGCCAGGCTTCTCTG TAACTTCATGCGACAAGAGTGCTTGGATTCTCGGTTTGTCTTTGACCGACCTCTTCCTGTCTCCCGCCTGGTTTCTCTTATTGGAAGCA AAACCCAGATTCCCACGCAAAGATATGGGAGGAGACCCTATGGAGTGGGACTTCTTATCGCAGGCTTTGAT GACATGGGGCCCCATATCTTCCAGACCTGCCCCTCAGCAAACTACTTTGATTGCAAAGCCATGTCTATTGGAGCCCGCTCTCAATCAGCTCGCACTTACCTGGAGAGACACATGGACACTTTCCTAGACT GTAATCTGAATGATCTCGTGCAGCATGGGCTTCGTGCACTGCGGGAAACCCTGCCTGCAGAACAGGATCTTACCACAAAG AATGTCTCCATCGGCATTGTGGGAAAGGACATGGAGTTTGTCATTTATGATGACGATGATGTCGCACCTTTCCTTGAGGGCCTGGAGGAGAGGCCACAAAGAAAG GTAGCTCAACCAACTGATGAGCCCATGGTGTACTGA
- the ric3b gene encoding protein RIC-3b: MSMSTFQKVTLVSCLLLCVALLLPKMLLSRGKNDKQSEGGSGHFPPMVRRQLAPEGQRANGAQFSRAHNTEAIARAKGGGTGAAPGGKSSLAGQIIPIYGFGILLYILYILFKITSKGKTSKPPQSRLSTLRSENMKRKITDFELTQLQEKLEETEDVMERIVSKAGHSPERTIKGVSSDQEERLLLQLKEITHMMNKGSLLEGIMSENKAESPCSQHQEEYPEDPYPRSEGGCCHHGHHGYQHMGDEWTEMPEDGATTDPPEENEAQSTGGVEDIYPGETEDAYGAAADTDDMLRENMGEEEDYAVHREREELMEDEYNVEDQVLEIQQVMKDKDCSVWTSVLSEYDSAQLRKRSKK; this comes from the exons atgtcgATGTCAACATTTCAAAAGGTTACGCTGGTATCGTGCCTACTGCTCTGCGTGGCTCTGCTCCTTCCCAAAATGCTCCTGTCGCGAGGCAAAAATGACAAACAATCGGAGG GTGGATCTGGGCATTTCCCACCCATGGTACGAAGACAGCTAGCACCTGAAGGACAACGAGCGAACGGTGCACAATTCTCTCGAGCGCATAACACTGAAGCTATTGCCCGTGCCAAGGGTGGAGGAACAGGGGCTGCACCTGGTGGTAAATCTAGTCTCGCGGGACAGATTATCCCCATCTATGGATTTGGAATCCTTCTTTACATTCTTTACATCCTCTTTAAG ATAACATCAAAAGGGAAAACCTCCAAACCCCCTCAAAGTAGATTGTCTACTTTGAGATCAGAGAACATGAAGAGAAAAATCA CTGACTTTGAGCTGACCCAGCTCCAGGAGAAactggaagagacagaggatGTGATGGAAAGGATAGTTTCCAAGGCAGGCCACAGTCCAGAAAG AACGATAAAAGGAGTTAGCTCAGATCAGGAGGAGAGGCTGCTGCTTCAGCTTAAGGAAATCACCCACATGATGAACAAGGGCAGTCTGCTGGAGGGTATTATGTCTGAGAATAAAGCAGAGAGCCCATGCTCCCAACACCAGGAAG AGTATCCAGAAGATCCATACCCCAGGTCAGAGGGTGGGTGCTGCCATCATGGTCACCATGGCTACCAGCACATGGGAGATGAGTGGACAGAGATGCCAGAGGATGGGGCGACAACTGACCCACCGGAGGAGAATGAGGCGCAGAGTACAGGTGGAGTTGAAGACATCTATCCTGGGGAAACTGAAGACGCATatggtgctgctgctgacaCTGATGACATGCTTAGGGAGAacatgggagaggaggaggattatGCTGTACACAGGGAGAGGGAAGAGCTGATGGAAGATGAATATAATGTTGAGGATCAGGTGCTGGAGATCCAGCAAGTCATGAAGGACAAGGACTGCTCAGTCTGGACGTCAGTCCTCTCAGAATATGACTCTGCCCAGCTCAGAAAGAGGAGCAAGAAGTGA